The proteins below come from a single uncultured Dethiosulfovibrio sp. genomic window:
- a CDS encoding GNAT family protein, whose translation MIGKKCYLSTIDLDDAPAFTGWMSDYDVTKYLAEAPSCYPLQAEREALDRLSREHNYCIVDLETDSLLGICGFMNLNHLNQTAEVGIFIGNKDYWGRGYGGEALSLLVKYGFEVLNFHNIMLQVVSFNERAIRCYERIGFKTFGVRKEAVLREGRRHDKVYMEMTRSDFNDN comes from the coding sequence ATGATCGGAAAAAAATGTTATCTGTCCACCATAGACCTGGACGACGCCCCCGCCTTCACCGGCTGGATGAGCGACTACGACGTGACGAAATACCTGGCCGAGGCTCCTTCGTGCTATCCCCTCCAGGCGGAGAGGGAGGCCCTGGACCGGTTGTCTCGGGAGCACAACTACTGTATCGTCGACCTTGAGACCGACTCCCTCCTGGGGATATGCGGTTTTATGAACCTGAACCACCTCAACCAGACCGCCGAAGTGGGCATATTCATCGGCAACAAAGACTATTGGGGCAGAGGATACGGAGGGGAGGCCCTGTCGCTGCTGGTCAAGTACGGCTTCGAGGTCCTGAATTTCCATAACATAATGCTCCAGGTGGTCTCCTTCAACGAGAGGGCGATAAGGTGCTACGAGAGGATAGGCTTTAAGACCTTCGGCGTCAGAAAGGAAGCGGTCCTAAGAGAGGGCAGAAGACACGACAAGGTCTATATGGAGATGACTCGGTCGGACTTCAACGATAACTAG
- a CDS encoding MerR family transcriptional regulator translates to MDQGYLNTKEFADLVGVTKHTLFHYDQVGIFCPAHRGKNGYRYYSLSQTEPFYVIQVLKELGMSLSEIRSYMDSRSPERFMALMRNQGDRIEERIQRLVAMKKLVESKMEVTSSALAADKDSISVEMSPDRPLLLSPASCWSDERAAFKLLMDHVRRCSDIGMALPSSIGQILDRKSVEEGRYDDYRYYYTDVDELPPRDGLVMRGGPYLVAYHCSGYLSIGEAYERLLAEVRERGLQIGELFFEDVVLDEMSVRGYDGFMVKISVELKSPAQMGVT, encoded by the coding sequence ATGGATCAGGGATATCTGAACACCAAGGAGTTTGCCGACCTGGTCGGGGTGACAAAGCACACCCTTTTCCACTACGACCAGGTAGGGATATTCTGCCCGGCTCACAGGGGAAAGAACGGCTATCGTTATTACTCCCTCTCTCAGACCGAGCCGTTTTACGTCATTCAGGTCCTTAAAGAGCTTGGCATGTCGCTTAGTGAGATCCGGTCCTATATGGACAGTCGGTCTCCCGAGAGGTTTATGGCCCTCATGAGGAATCAGGGCGACCGAATAGAGGAGAGGATCCAGCGACTCGTCGCCATGAAAAAACTGGTGGAGAGCAAGATGGAGGTCACTTCGTCGGCACTGGCTGCCGACAAAGACAGTATCTCCGTGGAGATGTCCCCAGACCGGCCCCTTCTGCTGTCCCCAGCCTCCTGCTGGTCCGACGAAAGGGCCGCTTTCAAGCTCCTTATGGATCACGTCAGAAGATGCTCGGATATTGGAATGGCGCTGCCCAGCTCCATCGGCCAGATACTGGATAGAAAGTCCGTCGAGGAGGGCCGATACGATGATTACCGCTATTACTACACCGATGTGGACGAGCTTCCCCCCCGTGACGGTCTGGTGATGAGAGGCGGCCCTTACCTGGTGGCCTATCACTGCTCTGGCTATCTCTCCATAGGCGAGGCGTACGAGAGGCTGCTGGCTGAGGTACGCGAGAGAGGACTCCAGATAGGGGAACTTTTCTTCGAGGACGTGGTGCTGGACGAAATGTCGGTGAGGGGCTACGATGGCTTTATGGTGAAGATATCGGTGGAGCTCAAAAGCCCCGCCCAGATGGGAGTGACTTAG
- a CDS encoding MATE family efflux transporter: MGSSISKDFSLFSLARFAFPSVVMMVFTSLYTMVDGVFVSRVLGTTALSAVNLFYPLFNVIIATGIMLGTGGSAVIARKIGEGQTEEARSNFSLIVLAGVLSGVLIAALSLGFMEAVLRFLGAEGEMLPLCREYTTVFMFFAPLCMLQLIFQYLFVTAGRPGLGLAMSIAGGLTNMVLDYLFLVHFSMGMAGAALASGIGIAVPALFGLGYFRLYRRGYLHLSRPRWEPRVLVESCYNGSSEMVGNMALAVVTLMYNIIMMDLLGQDGVAAITIVLYVHFVLCAVFAGFSMGVAPVISYNHGSGNSARSKRVFRHSMAIIALTSLLSYIWASHGSGALIKVFVSEDNPVYGIAAQGFSFFSVSFLFVGVNIFASAMFTALSDGKVSAIISFMRTFVFISAGLAVLPGLFHVKGVWMSITAAELLSLILSAAFLFCLRKKYRYG; the protein is encoded by the coding sequence ATGGGAAGCTCTATATCCAAGGATTTTAGCCTGTTCTCTCTGGCCCGTTTCGCCTTTCCTTCGGTGGTGATGATGGTGTTTACGTCCCTGTACACTATGGTGGACGGGGTTTTCGTGTCCAGAGTTCTGGGGACCACCGCCCTTTCGGCGGTGAACCTATTCTACCCCCTCTTCAACGTGATAATCGCCACAGGGATAATGCTGGGGACCGGAGGGAGCGCGGTCATAGCCCGAAAGATAGGGGAGGGACAGACCGAGGAGGCCAGGTCCAACTTCAGCCTGATCGTCCTGGCGGGAGTCCTTTCCGGCGTGCTCATCGCCGCTCTGTCACTGGGGTTCATGGAGGCCGTTTTGAGGTTTTTAGGAGCTGAGGGAGAGATGCTTCCTCTATGCAGGGAGTACACCACGGTGTTCATGTTCTTCGCCCCTCTATGTATGCTACAGCTCATATTCCAGTACCTCTTCGTCACAGCAGGAAGACCGGGGCTGGGCCTCGCCATGTCCATAGCAGGAGGACTCACCAATATGGTCCTGGACTACCTTTTCCTGGTCCACTTTTCTATGGGCATGGCGGGAGCAGCGCTGGCCTCGGGGATAGGAATCGCCGTCCCCGCCCTGTTCGGCCTGGGATATTTCCGTCTGTATCGCCGAGGATATCTCCATCTTTCTCGGCCCAGATGGGAGCCTCGGGTACTTGTGGAGAGCTGTTACAACGGATCGTCGGAGATGGTGGGAAACATGGCTCTGGCGGTGGTGACGTTGATGTACAACATCATAATGATGGACCTTTTAGGGCAGGACGGGGTGGCTGCGATAACCATAGTCCTATACGTCCATTTCGTCCTGTGCGCCGTCTTCGCAGGGTTCTCCATGGGGGTGGCTCCCGTCATAAGCTACAACCACGGCAGCGGCAACTCTGCCAGGTCGAAGAGGGTTTTCAGGCACTCGATGGCCATAATAGCCCTGACGTCCCTTCTCTCCTACATATGGGCCTCCCATGGATCGGGGGCTCTGATAAAGGTCTTCGTGTCGGAGGATAACCCGGTCTACGGCATAGCCGCCCAGGGATTCAGCTTTTTCAGCGTCAGCTTTCTCTTCGTAGGGGTGAATATCTTCGCCTCGGCCATGTTCACAGCCCTATCCGACGGCAAGGTCTCGGCGATAATCTCCTTTATGAGGACCTTCGTGTTCATATCCGCGGGCCTGGCGGTGCTGCCCGGCCTTTTCCACGTAAAGGGCGTATGGATGTCCATAACTGCGGCGGAACTGCTGAGCCTGATCCTCTCCGCCGCCTTCCTCTTCTGCCTCAGGAAGAAGTATCGCTACGGCTAG
- a CDS encoding epoxyqueuosine reductase, with product MGITAMKLKERALALGANLVGIADVSSLEVPFDKAISVAVALNRDIVSSVEQGPHIEYQAEYLLVNAKIDQVLGEIMGWIQGEGYAAVVEPASSPNFDREKLAAAFPHKTAATMSGLGWVGKNALLVTKEYGSAVRLGTVFTDAPLQADVPQASSLCGSCTVCRKACPVAAPGETLWSPGVAREDLVDIRSCWGQLRLFMEERGLKHAICGICIQACPWTKKYLHGGGPHCVL from the coding sequence TGGCTCTAGGGGCGAATCTGGTGGGCATAGCCGATGTGTCATCTCTCGAGGTCCCCTTTGATAAAGCTATCTCCGTCGCCGTAGCGTTGAACCGGGATATAGTTTCCTCCGTGGAGCAGGGTCCCCATATCGAATATCAGGCCGAATATCTTTTGGTTAATGCCAAGATAGATCAGGTGCTTGGGGAAATCATGGGCTGGATTCAGGGCGAGGGCTACGCCGCCGTTGTGGAGCCAGCGTCCTCGCCTAACTTTGACAGGGAAAAACTGGCCGCTGCCTTCCCCCATAAGACCGCCGCGACTATGTCGGGACTCGGCTGGGTGGGAAAAAACGCCCTCTTGGTGACGAAAGAGTACGGCTCTGCCGTTCGGCTTGGGACGGTTTTTACCGATGCCCCTCTTCAGGCCGACGTCCCTCAGGCCAGCTCTCTCTGCGGCAGCTGCACCGTTTGCCGCAAGGCCTGTCCCGTCGCCGCCCCAGGGGAGACTTTATGGTCCCCCGGCGTCGCCAGGGAGGACCTGGTGGACATCCGATCCTGTTGGGGCCAGCTACGTCTGTTCATGGAGGAAAGAGGGCTGAAGCACGCTATCTGCGGTATCTGCATACAGGCCTGTCCATGGACAAAAAAATATCTCCATGGTGGTGGACCCCACTGTGTCCTGTAG